One region of uncultured Methanolobus sp. genomic DNA includes:
- a CDS encoding energy-coupling factor transporter ATPase → MINVENLSYRYPDGTGALDSISLNVRKGEFVAVAGKNGCGKSTLLRHINGLLQPGKGSVIVKGMDTRDSLNLQDIRRTAGMIFQDPQSQFIGMTVEEDVAFGPENLGIHSTEINRCVTEALESTGMSGYRHNTPGTLSGGQKQKVALASILAMQPEIILFDEVTSMLDLRSRNGILALIKQLNEAGTTIIYVTHLLEELVHADRLVLMENGRITHNGCPREIISRISSNDFGFDLPPIIELSKKLMNAGIIDETFFPLSKDELLEAICLSK, encoded by the coding sequence ATGATCAATGTTGAAAACCTGAGTTATAGGTATCCCGATGGCACTGGTGCACTGGATTCTATTTCACTCAATGTCCGCAAAGGTGAATTTGTCGCCGTTGCCGGAAAAAATGGTTGTGGTAAGTCAACCCTTTTGCGACATATTAACGGACTTCTGCAACCTGGCAAAGGCTCTGTAATTGTCAAAGGAATGGATACTCGTGACTCTTTAAATCTGCAGGATATAAGGCGCACAGCTGGAATGATATTCCAGGACCCGCAGTCACAGTTCATAGGTATGACAGTTGAAGAGGATGTTGCATTTGGACCCGAGAACCTGGGTATTCACTCTACTGAGATAAACAGGTGTGTAACCGAAGCACTCGAATCAACAGGAATGTCCGGCTACAGGCATAATACTCCAGGGACTCTCAGCGGCGGCCAGAAGCAGAAGGTTGCTCTGGCTTCGATCCTGGCAATGCAACCTGAGATCATACTATTTGATGAAGTTACTTCCATGCTTGATCTAAGATCAAGGAATGGTATTCTGGCTTTGATAAAGCAGTTGAATGAGGCAGGTACTACCATTATCTATGTGACACACCTGCTGGAAGAACTTGTCCATGCCGACAGGCTTGTGTTAATGGAAAATGGTCGTATAACTCATAACGGCTGTCCCAGGGAGATAATCAGCAGGATAAGCTCCAATGATTTTGGTTTTGATCTCCCTCCGATAATTGAATTGTCAAAAAAGCTGATGAATGCCGGTATTATCGATGAAACTTTCTTCCCTTTATCAAAAGATGAACTATTGGAGGCTATATGTCTATCGAAGTAA
- a CDS encoding SdrD B-like domain-containing protein, which translates to MLKELKNKNFVFNIAKVAIILTVAFIALSTQASACHVNIGDKVWNDLDKNGVQDWDYANHCFKEPGMANVIVELYKCDDTLLKSTTTNSDGYYKFRRVEKDDYYIKFILPEDYVFSPKDQTDCKWDSDANPTDGKTDCIHLTYDMCTVDAGMYYSPAPKPASVGNYVWEDDGDGIQETGELGIEGVTVELYYCNDTYVNSTSTNSTGFYEFTDLDPGCYYLVFKNPAGYVFSPLNAANDDQDSDANQGNGETETFDLDAGVYYDTVDAGLHKTDQEIPEFPTVAIPMVAIMGLAFVFGRRKE; encoded by the coding sequence ATGTTAAAAGAACTAAAAAATAAGAACTTTGTATTTAATATTGCTAAAGTTGCAATAATATTGACTGTAGCATTCATTGCATTGTCTACACAAGCTTCTGCATGTCATGTAAATATCGGTGATAAAGTCTGGAATGACCTTGATAAAAATGGGGTGCAAGATTGGGACTACGCTAATCATTGTTTCAAAGAGCCAGGAATGGCAAATGTTATTGTAGAGCTGTATAAATGTGACGATACTCTCCTAAAAAGCACAACAACAAACTCAGATGGATATTACAAGTTTAGAAGAGTAGAGAAAGATGACTACTATATCAAATTTATACTTCCTGAAGATTATGTATTCAGTCCAAAGGACCAGACAGATTGCAAGTGGGATAGTGATGCTAACCCGACGGACGGAAAGACAGACTGCATACATTTAACTTACGATATGTGTACAGTGGATGCAGGAATGTACTATAGTCCCGCTCCTAAACCAGCCAGTGTAGGCAATTATGTATGGGAAGATGATGGTGATGGTATACAGGAAACAGGCGAGCTTGGAATCGAAGGTGTCACCGTAGAATTGTATTATTGCAATGATACCTACGTTAACTCCACGTCGACTAACAGTACTGGATTCTATGAATTTACAGACCTAGACCCTGGTTGCTATTACTTAGTATTTAAGAATCCGGCAGGATATGTTTTCAGCCCTCTGAATGCGGCAAATGATGACCAAGACAGTGATGCAAATCAAGGTAATGGAGAAACTGAAACCTTCGATCTTGATGCTGGAGTCTATTACGATACAGTAGATGCGGGCCTTCACAAAACTGATCAGGAAATCCCAGAATTCCCAACAGTAGCAATCCCAATGGTTGCAATTATGGGACTTGCATTTGTCTTCGGACGCAGGAAGGAGTAA
- the thsA gene encoding thermosome subunit alpha, protein MAGQSYALGNRNRSRARDAQSINILAGKAVAKAVRTTLGPKGMDKMLVDGLGDIVITNDGATILKEMDIEHPAAKMVVEVSKTQDDEVGDGTTTAAVLTGELLTKAEELIEKGVHPTIISGGYRHAAEKAVEILKTITIDVSTDDRETLMKLAKTALTGKAAGEYKDFLAEKALDAVLSVVEETDEGIKVDVDDITIEKREGGSILDSELVTGLVIDKERVRPNMPKKIENAKVLLASFAIEFQKIEKSAEIKITSPDQMNLFVEQEEKMVKEMVDKIVASGANVVFCQKGIDDLAQYYLEKAGIYACRRITKSDLKKLAKATGATLFQDATDIRTEDLGEVELVEERDLHGSKMTFLLGCKEAKTASLILHGGTTHIVDSIKRALNDALCVIGVGLEDKKIVVGGGSTEIELALRLRDYAATLKGREQLAVGKFAEALEIIPQTLAENAGLDPIDKLIDLRAQHEQGNKNMGLDVYTGKVVDMYENDVLEPLRIKTQAINAATEATVMILRIDDVVAASGKGGAMPPGMPQPDMDM, encoded by the coding sequence TTGGCAGGACAGTCTTACGCTTTAGGGAACAGAAACAGGTCCCGTGCAAGGGATGCTCAGAGCATTAACATCCTTGCAGGGAAAGCAGTGGCAAAAGCAGTCAGGACAACACTCGGTCCGAAAGGAATGGACAAGATGCTTGTTGACGGGCTTGGAGATATAGTCATCACAAACGATGGTGCTACAATCCTCAAGGAAATGGACATTGAACATCCGGCTGCAAAGATGGTGGTCGAGGTTTCAAAAACACAGGATGATGAGGTTGGTGACGGTACAACAACCGCAGCAGTACTCACAGGAGAACTTCTCACAAAGGCAGAAGAGCTTATTGAGAAAGGCGTCCACCCAACAATCATTTCAGGTGGATACAGACATGCAGCAGAAAAGGCTGTTGAGATCTTAAAGACCATCACTATCGATGTTTCCACAGATGACAGGGAAACCCTGATGAAACTGGCAAAGACAGCTCTTACAGGAAAAGCTGCAGGTGAGTACAAGGACTTCCTTGCAGAGAAAGCTCTTGACGCAGTACTTTCAGTTGTTGAAGAAACAGATGAAGGTATCAAAGTAGATGTTGATGATATTACAATCGAGAAGCGCGAAGGCGGTAGCATTCTTGACTCCGAACTTGTCACAGGTCTTGTGATTGACAAGGAAAGAGTCAGGCCAAACATGCCAAAGAAAATAGAGAATGCAAAGGTCCTCCTCGCAAGCTTCGCAATCGAATTCCAGAAGATCGAGAAGAGTGCAGAGATCAAGATCACATCTCCTGACCAGATGAACCTCTTTGTTGAACAGGAAGAGAAAATGGTCAAAGAAATGGTGGACAAGATCGTTGCAAGCGGTGCAAACGTAGTATTCTGCCAGAAAGGAATCGATGACCTTGCACAGTATTATCTTGAGAAGGCTGGCATCTACGCATGCAGAAGGATCACAAAGAGCGATCTTAAGAAGCTGGCAAAAGCAACCGGTGCAACCCTGTTCCAGGATGCAACTGACATCAGGACAGAAGATCTCGGTGAAGTTGAACTTGTAGAAGAAAGGGACCTCCATGGTTCAAAGATGACCTTCCTGCTTGGATGCAAGGAAGCAAAGACTGCTTCACTTATTCTTCACGGTGGCACAACACACATCGTAGATAGTATCAAGCGTGCTCTTAATGATGCACTCTGTGTGATCGGTGTAGGGCTTGAAGACAAGAAGATCGTTGTAGGTGGCGGTTCCACTGAGATCGAACTTGCACTCAGACTCAGGGACTATGCAGCAACACTTAAAGGCAGAGAGCAACTCGCTGTCGGTAAGTTCGCTGAGGCACTTGAGATCATCCCGCAGACACTTGCAGAAAATGCAGGTCTTGACCCAATAGACAAGCTCATTGACCTCCGTGCACAGCACGAGCAGGGCAACAAGAACATGGGTCTTGATGTCTACACCGGAAAGGTAGTAGACATGTACGAGAACGATGTCCTTGAGCCACTCAGAATAAAGACCCAGGCAATCAATGCAGCAACCGAAGCAACAGTAATGATCCTCAGGATCGATGATGTTGTAGCTGCAAGCGGCAAGGGCGGCGCAATGCCTCCTGGTATGCCACAGCCTGATATGGATATGTAA
- a CDS encoding biotin transporter BioY, with product MVEENHFQPNNSDNIRKMVFASLFASMMAVGAYIEIPIPASPVPITLQTLFVLLAGAILGARWGTLSVIVYFLLGIAGLPVFSGGSSGLGMIFGPTGGFLIGFIFGTFAIGYVSDRFGTEKISLNIVSMLAGLFIIYVFGILQLMNVADLSLSQAIVLGIIPYLPGAIIKLVTAAVISSRYSLNQ from the coding sequence ATGGTAGAAGAAAATCATTTTCAACCCAACAATAGTGACAATATTCGAAAAATGGTGTTTGCATCTCTTTTTGCCTCCATGATGGCAGTAGGTGCATATATTGAAATCCCCATCCCTGCAAGTCCTGTTCCTATCACATTGCAGACTCTTTTTGTACTGCTGGCAGGTGCAATATTGGGTGCCAGATGGGGAACCTTAAGTGTGATTGTATATTTTCTCCTGGGAATTGCAGGTCTGCCCGTGTTTTCTGGTGGCAGCTCAGGTCTGGGTATGATATTTGGTCCTACAGGTGGTTTTCTGATCGGATTTATATTCGGCACTTTTGCCATAGGCTACGTGTCTGACCGCTTTGGGACTGAAAAGATAAGTTTAAACATTGTTTCCATGCTGGCAGGTCTTTTCATAATATATGTTTTCGGAATCCTGCAGCTTATGAACGTTGCAGACCTCAGCCTGAGCCAGGCAATAGTTCTCGGAATTATTCCTTATCTTCCGGGTGCTATTATTAAATTAGTAACAGCCGCAGTAATCTCTTCCAGATATTCCCTGAATCAGTAA